A region of Candidatus Defluviilinea gracilis DNA encodes the following proteins:
- the pyk gene encoding pyruvate kinase, whose amino-acid sequence MTRNVKIVATVGPASQSEEILEQLIQAGMNVARMNFSHGTHEQHLARIELIRKVSKKLGAPVGILQDLQGPKIRVGDLTTPLQLSDGERVYLYATESTPPEDSGKKIPVDFRQLFDSVRPADRLLLDDGRLTLEVVSVIGRNALAADVVIGGPLSSHKGINLPGVRLRIAGFTEKDEADLAFGISQNVDAVAISFVRSAEDVKKVRYAMERFSNGKRMPMLIAKLEKPEALDNLDAILEIVDGVMVARGDLGVELPPERVPALQKHIIRAANARAKLVITATQMLESMISNPLPTRAEASDVANAVFDGTDAVMLSAESASGKYPVESVQMMDRIVREAESHFVEWGLEPSVNGFEHSDAASMARAAQALANDKNVTAVACFTTQGRTAWLMSKIRPRVPVMAFTPDEVTYQRLAFLWGVRPQLIAFANSLEEMLDLLDAALMRSDVVQAGDQVVLICGYPVGDVRPPNMALLHTVGEN is encoded by the coding sequence ATGACGCGTAATGTAAAAATTGTGGCGACGGTGGGACCTGCCAGCCAAAGCGAAGAAATACTCGAACAACTCATTCAAGCGGGTATGAATGTGGCGCGTATGAATTTTTCGCATGGCACGCACGAACAGCACTTGGCGCGGATTGAATTGATCCGCAAGGTCTCGAAAAAACTGGGCGCGCCTGTGGGTATCTTGCAGGATTTGCAGGGTCCGAAGATCCGCGTCGGCGACCTGACAACCCCGCTTCAACTTTCGGACGGGGAGCGGGTTTACCTCTATGCGACTGAGTCTACGCCCCCGGAAGATAGCGGCAAAAAAATCCCTGTGGATTTTCGACAGCTCTTCGATTCGGTGCGGCCCGCAGACCGGCTTCTCCTCGACGATGGGCGCCTGACGTTGGAGGTTGTGTCGGTGATCGGTCGTAACGCGTTGGCGGCAGATGTGGTGATTGGCGGACCCCTGTCTTCTCATAAAGGCATCAATCTCCCCGGTGTTCGCCTGCGTATTGCGGGTTTCACCGAAAAAGACGAGGCTGATCTTGCTTTTGGCATTTCGCAAAATGTAGACGCGGTTGCGATCTCGTTTGTGCGCAGCGCGGAGGATGTGAAAAAAGTCCGCTATGCGATGGAGCGATTCTCCAACGGCAAGCGTATGCCGATGCTCATCGCCAAATTGGAAAAACCCGAAGCGCTCGATAACCTCGACGCGATTTTAGAGATCGTGGATGGCGTGATGGTGGCGCGCGGCGATCTCGGCGTGGAACTTCCGCCGGAGCGCGTGCCGGCGTTGCAGAAACACATCATCCGCGCGGCGAACGCGCGCGCCAAACTTGTGATCACCGCCACGCAAATGCTGGAATCGATGATCTCGAATCCGCTTCCCACGCGGGCAGAGGCGTCGGATGTGGCGAACGCGGTCTTTGACGGGACCGACGCGGTGATGCTCTCCGCCGAGTCGGCGTCTGGAAAATATCCGGTCGAATCGGTTCAGATGATGGACCGCATCGTCCGCGAAGCCGAGTCTCATTTTGTGGAGTGGGGGCTGGAACCCAGTGTGAACGGCTTTGAGCATTCCGACGCGGCTTCGATGGCGCGCGCCGCGCAGGCGTTGGCGAACGATAAAAACGTGACGGCGGTGGCGTGTTTCACCACGCAGGGACGAACCGCATGGTTGATGTCGAAGATCCGTCCGCGCGTGCCGGTGATGGCGTTTACCCCCGATGAAGTAACGTATCAACGGCTGGCTTTCCTGTGGGGTGTGCGTCCGCAATTGATTGCGTTTGCTAATTCGCTGGAGGAAATGCTCGATCTTTTAGACGCGGCATTGATGCGTTCGGATGTGGTGCAAGCCGGTGACCAGGTTGTGTTGATATGCGGATACCCGGTCGGCGATGTGCGCCCGCCGAATATGGCATTGTTGCATACGGTGGGGGAGAATTGA
- a CDS encoding DMT family transporter codes for MDKKFIALLCGLGAASIWGGMYVVSKVVLEVIPPFALLTIRLALGCLSLGAVIWFRKSQSTFTQKEFWQSFLVGVMGYGISLGFQFTGTKLSTASNGSLITSATPAFVLLFAFFLLQEKITGRQVFALAVSTFGVLAVIDPRTAELSPSLFTGNVLLFCAGLTWALYSTLVRKVARDSDLLISSAVMLLGGIPSSTVLGFYEVNSQGIGTITAGVIGGILYLGIISTAVAMFMWNYAFKELPASLASLTFFAQPVVGTLLGWFFLGEKITPLFLFGGVLIGIGIWISTREN; via the coding sequence ATGGACAAAAAGTTTATCGCCCTCCTCTGCGGACTAGGCGCCGCATCTATTTGGGGCGGGATGTATGTGGTCAGCAAAGTGGTGCTGGAGGTCATCCCGCCGTTCGCGTTGCTGACGATCCGCCTCGCGCTGGGGTGCCTCTCGCTCGGCGCGGTAATTTGGTTTCGCAAATCACAAAGCACGTTCACGCAGAAAGAATTTTGGCAAAGTTTTCTCGTCGGCGTTATGGGTTATGGAATTTCGCTCGGCTTCCAATTCACAGGGACCAAACTTTCCACCGCCTCGAACGGATCGTTGATCACCTCCGCCACGCCTGCGTTCGTTTTGTTGTTCGCGTTCTTCCTGCTTCAGGAAAAGATAACCGGCAGGCAAGTTTTTGCGCTGGCAGTCTCAACGTTCGGCGTGCTGGCGGTCATTGATCCGCGCACAGCCGAACTATCTCCCTCATTATTTACAGGAAATGTGTTGTTGTTCTGTGCAGGGCTCACGTGGGCGTTATATTCCACGCTTGTGCGCAAGGTTGCCAGAGACAGCGACCTGCTCATCTCCAGCGCGGTCATGTTGTTGGGAGGGATCCCATCTTCCACAGTTCTCGGATTCTACGAAGTCAACTCGCAAGGAATTGGAACGATCACAGCGGGCGTCATCGGCGGGATTCTTTACCTCGGCATCATTTCCACTGCCGTTGCCATGTTCATGTGGAATTACGCGTTCAAAGAGTTGCCCGCTTCGCTCGCATCGCTGACCTTCTTTGCCCAGCCCGTTGTCGGCACTTTACTCGGCTGGTTTTTCCTCGGTGAAAAAATCACGCCGCTGTTTTTATTCGGCGGCGTGTTGATCGGGATCGGGATTTGGATTTCGACGAGGGAAAACTAA
- the arfB gene encoding aminoacyl-tRNA hydrolase, producing MIQIASSIYIRENELAFDYIRASGPGGQNVNKVATAVQLRFDVRASSLPDEVKSRLIHLAGKRVTDDGILLIEAKQFRAQEQNREDAIRRLIALVRKALIKPKPRKKTKPTKAAKEKRLESKKRRGEVKKNRQSKSFE from the coding sequence ATGATTCAAATCGCGTCCTCCATCTACATCCGCGAAAACGAACTCGCCTTCGACTATATCCGCGCGTCGGGACCGGGCGGGCAGAACGTGAACAAAGTAGCGACGGCTGTGCAGTTGCGATTCGATGTCCGCGCTTCGTCGTTGCCGGATGAGGTCAAGTCGCGTTTGATTCATCTTGCGGGAAAGCGAGTCACGGATGATGGAATTTTGCTCATCGAAGCCAAGCAATTCCGCGCGCAGGAGCAAAACCGCGAGGACGCGATTCGACGACTGATCGCGTTGGTGAGAAAGGCTCTGATAAAACCCAAGCCCCGCAAAAAGACCAAGCCAACAAAGGCGGCGAAGGAAAAGAGATTGGAGTCGAAGAAACGAAGAGGGGAAGTCAAGAAGAACAGGCAGAGCAAGTCTTTTGAGTAA